The Brassica oleracea var. oleracea cultivar TO1000 chromosome C6, BOL, whole genome shotgun sequence genomic interval AATTCAATTTCAAGATTATGGATTCTTAAATATTAAATCAACTTTTAACAAATCATCCTTTTCTTACTTGAATTTAGATAAAGCTATCCAAATTAAATATCCTGACAGTGATGATAATCGAAAGCATAAATGCAAATTATAACATTCTATTGATGATAGAAAAGCCAAGAAAAACCACAAGAAATGTAATAAAAGGCATAAATATTTCAGCCAAATATAATAATATTGAAAAGTCCCAGTCCAAAGTTCCCATAGTCTTCATCATCACTATCATCAACATCATCATCACCACCATCCTCATGAACAATGATGTCTCATCCACCATTTTCCCCCTCAAAAACCTTTCGTAGGTAATCAAATATTAAGAAAAAAAAACTAAAATAAAGAAAAAAGCAGACACAAAAGTCATAAAACACAACGGCACACCATTGTTCCCCCTTTTAATTAGGTAATGGCATTTGTAATTATTGAGGAATACTCCATTAGTCAAACGTTGTTCGTTGACTGATGGAGCAGTGGAGTTGTGATGGAGCCGCGAGAAACGGGGGCACGCTCTATACCATGCTCCGCGGAGGACTGGATCGCCGCCTTCTCAAGAGCGGCAAACTTCCTCTCTTCGCTCTTACCGTACAACACAAAGTAAAGTCCCGCTATAATCAGCACAGCTCCAATAATACTGCCAATAGAAATCAGCCACATGGCGTGACAAGTTTAAATTCTCGTTCCGGTCCTTAGAAATTATATCAAATCACCCGGTTATATTATTTATTAATTTTACGTACCCGCCCAAGTAAAACTCCTCGCCTAAAGCAATCGAAGCCATTATGGCAACAACCAAAGTCTGAACAGGTTGGTAAACAGCAACGAAGACTGGACCCCCTCTGTCAATACACCAAATCTGAACCGCAAACGCGATTCCAGACGCCACTATTCCCTGTAAAATATAAAAACGTTATAGGACTAAGTTGATCAATTTTATATTACAGGATTAGAATCGAAATACTTAATAAGTACACTGTAAAAAAAATACTAACTGCGTAGAGGATGGTGAAAAGCTCCCAACCGGAGTGAAAAACCCAAGCCTGAGAATCTCTTTCGCAGAAAGCAGCGATGATCACGAACTGGATGATTCCGAACAAAAGGGTGTAAGACGTAACCGAGAGCCTCGCCGGATAAGATTTAAGAACCGGAGCTTGAAAAACGAGCCAGCCAGACCACGAAAGACAGTGACCAATCAGGTAGATGCAGCCTAGAGTCCAGTTTTTCGGCGCCGCGTCTCCAAGGGGCGCTAAGACGGCGGAGGCGGCGGAGTTGGTGGTGAGGAGGTGAGCGTGGAGGTTGCTAGTCGGTGTATAGATGGTGGGACCCTTGTAGAGAGTGATGACAGAAGCTCCGGCAACGCAAAGTGCTGTTCCTAAGACTTTGGAGATACCGTCTCTTCTGTTTATTCTAACTTTCTCAATCCTGTGTTTGTTTTCAACATATGTAACATAACAGTGTTGTTACTATTATGGTCGCATAGTAAGTGTCATTATCTTGTAGTTTTATTCGAAGTGGCATTTAATGTTGTCTATGTATAATAGTATCCACTTATGGTATAGGTTTCTGCTACGTTGAAATGTCAAACCAAAATTATTAAAGTAGTTTGTTATGTGTTGTAGACTTGTAGCTGTCCACGAGTTTTAAATTATATATTTATTTCTTCGTAACTGAAAGATGAGAAAAAGAGTGCGATGGATATTGACCTGAGAAGAGCAGCCATGAGAAAGGTGATGGCGGGAACAGAGTTTTGCATGGAAGAAGCAAACGTTGGTGAAGTGTAGTCCAGACCCAACAAGTAAAACCCTTGGTTCGCTGTTATTCTGTGTCGTGTAATAATTCAAGAACATGTTCATTTATAATCCAACTTTGTTTCTGAAAAGATCAAAGTAAGAAATATATATATATACCCGATGAGTGCCAAAAAGAAGAACTGGATGAGAAAGTTGAGAGTAATCGCTGGTCTCTCTTTCCTAAATAACACAAGATTGGTAATTAAATCACTAATTTATTAGTTAATAACAGCAGATATATAGAAATAGGGTTTTTAAAAGGTTACTTTTCGAGGAAGTAAGCGAAGGGAAGGAGAAGAAGCAAGGCGATGATGTTACGGTAAACAGGGAAGACAAGTTTGCTGATTCCCATGTTAAGAGCAGCTCTCGAGACCACGTGGAATCCTGCGTAACCGAATTGTAACGTGAGCATCGCTATGTGGAGCTGAAGCTTCTCCGGAACTCCCCATATTGCTCTCCGGTTATCGGTGTTATCAGCCATTGGAACTGATTTTTGAATCGAACGACGACTGGGATGGAATGAGTGAGTTTGATTGAGGAAAAGGAGTGAAGTTGTGGAGGTATAAATATTGGTAGATAGCTATCTCATTCCTCTTTGGCTGTGGGAACCACCACTTGAGAAATTTTAATATGGTATTTCTATTAAATGTATATTGTTATAAGTTTTTTTTTTGTCGTCATATATTGTTATAAGTTTATATGGTTAGGTTTGTCGACGATAGAGTGGCACTCCTTTTGTAAGCTACAATTTTACAAAGGCTTCATGGCATTCCTAGATAGAGGTTATGGCATATTGAGCTAAAAGTCCTTAAAATGTTATCACAAATTAACAAAACATTATGATAGATTTTAACTACATGAATGAAGTCCTTGTAATGTTATTTCAGATTTAAAGTTTTATATTTTTGTTTGCATTTTGGTTCTTACAATTACACATCATATTTATATTTTTAAACATTTTCTCGTTTATTGTTTTAATCTTTAAAAAAATTTGTCTCATAAATATTTTATTTTTTATAAATTTAAGTTTTACAGTAAATAAAACTTTAAAACAAGATTTAGAATATTTTAAAATTAGATTTAGACACGACAATATACAAAATAAACTCAACAAAAAAAATATTTTAAGAATTACATGAACACATAAATATTACACAAATATAAGTATTACAACAACACTAAAATCATGTTAATTTGATCTGAAACCTCCAAAATCTTCAAAATATTGTCCAAAAAAATTTTGTGTAACCGAAGACGATTGTTGTTATTGTTTTTGAAGTCTTTTAGTACTATTATTTCTTGTTCATATTGAATGTATTTACGAATATCAATATCATCAATAGATGTTAAGTTTTTTAGCAATATTTATTTTCATCTTTCATTTTTTTCAGATCTAATGTATTTACAAATACTAAAATTATTCAATTTCAACAATTTTCAACTTGTAATCTACAAATTAAAAATAAGAAAATTATTTTTTAACTTCGAAATGCACTAATTAATCATATATGCATTACAAAAATAATTTTAAAATTAAGCTAAAAAGTCCTTATAATGTTATAACAAATAAACAAAACATTATGATAATATTGTGTTCAACTACATGAATGAAGCTAAATCAAATTGATTAAACAGACGAGCCCGCAATGTGTAATATTGTGTTTTCTTTTTAGAAAATAAAGAACTCTTAAAATGTGTAAAGGGGCAAAGGCTTGTCTCCCACATTCTTTATTTTTTCTGCCTGTTCTAGCTGACATGACAACCCTCACGCCACTACTCATTAACACAACCATTATTATTCTTTTTTATTTTTTATTGTATCTAAAATTACTTTAATCTGAAATCAAAAATTTTAAAATAAATAGGAAAAGCACAATTGTTTATTACTGTATACTTGTATAGACATTGTAATGGGGTTTTAGTTTGTCCTTTTCTTTCATATTTATTTGGCGGCATGGCGTTGCTACTAATTATTACTTGTACAGTAATATCAGGAGTAGCAGTCTTCCAGTGCTATTAAATTTCATTTTAACATCTCTTTTCTGTAACTTCGTTTTAAGTTTCCATTTTTTTTTATCTATTTTTATAATTATTATAATAAGTTTTGTAGGGACGATTTCCACGCGCACTCGTGAACCGTGAGTCCCGCAGTACCTCTTACTTCGTTGGCACACTCACACGCTCAATCTTTATGTGGACGCTTACACCAAAATATTATCGGTATTTTTATTAAAAAGGCTTTCAATTAGTTATTATCTCTATTTCTTCTAATTATTTTGGTTGCAGTTTCCTACAATGGTTGCTTGTTGCTTGTTGCTTGTTGCTTGTATGCTTTCATATTTCCTTTTCCTTTGTTTTGTTTGTCTGGAAATATCGACAATATGTACGTATGAGCGACTAATTTGGTAAAAAAATGGTCGAAACATGTGGATATCCACGTGAAATCGAACCAGGTATGTATTTTATTTTCCTTCCACGTATGTTTTTTTTTATCAACGCCTTCCACGTATGACGTATGTATGAACATCATTACGACACAAAGAAATGTTCATGGAAATTTTTGTCACAAAACTGTTTTAGATTAATTAAGTTATGTAATCTTCTTTATTCAAAAACTATATGTATTATTCATTTTCTTAAAAGAAAAACTATATGTAATATTCATCATATTTTCCATTTTATCATGAATTTCTTTTTGACGTAAAATATTTTTATTTAAGAACGATGAAAAAGTTATAATGATCTTTCCTATATAAGATTTATGTTGGCAAAGTTTGGTTACTCTCCATTTTTTCACTGAAATTGTTTTAGTTTCTTATATTTGAACTAAGGGGTGTATTGAAATTGTGTTTGTGTCTTGTAAATTTGTTATAATATCAGTATATTTAATTTGCCGGAAAAAGAAACAAACTAGTAAAATATAGGGATGGACGTTCGGGTACTCATTCGGGTTCGGTTCGGATCTAATCGAGTTTCGGGTTTTCAGGTTTAAAGATTTCAGCTTCATTCGGGTATTTTTAAATTTCGGTTCGGGTTCGGTTCGGATCTTTGCGGGTTCGGTTCAGGTTCAGATAACCCATTTAAATTATTTTTAAAATTTTAATATTCATTATATGCTTAAAATTTCTGAAAATCTATAAAACAAAATAATATATTACATATAAATTTGTATAATACATGTCAAAATACCTAAAATTAACATATAAATTGGTTTGATTTGAATATTTGGATAAAAAATCAATAGATATTTTAAGCATTTTTGTGTTTTGAATATACTTTAGCTATTTTAAACATTTACTTTTGACTATTTATGTATATTTTCAAGTATTTTAGACAACTTAAAAGTATCTTATATATTTTGGATGTTCTTAATATATATTAACTCTAAAAATAAGTAATATATTTAGGTATATAAATCTATTTCGGTTACATTCGGGTATCCGAGATACTTCGGTTCGGGTCGGATTCGGTTTCGGTTCTTTAGATACCAAAATTTTGAATCCGTTCAAATATTTAATCAATTTCGGTTTGGGTTTAGTACTATTTTTTCGGATCGGGTTCGGTTCAGTTCTTCAGATCCTTGTTTTTTGCCCAGCTCTAGTAAAATACTTCAAAATTATTTATTATTTTGAATGGTTTGCAGTATAGGGGGAATTTTCTTTGTAAACAAGCAGTTTAGGGGGAAAATTTAGGTTAAAATAAATGCTTGTTTTGCTTTGGTAACTACAAAACTATCATTTGAGAACATGATAAAACATAAAATATAGAGATCACGAAGCTAGGTTATAGATTCGATTATAAGGCCTATATAACTAATTAATAAACTATTTTTTTGGTGGTGAATGTGGTATTTTTTCATGATTAAGAGGATATGGAATGTTTCCATACCGTTTAATGTGATAAATGTGATTGGCATATAAATACCAATATATTTGGAAAGAACAACTTCAATTTTACCAATTCAGTAACACGAAGAATAGTTGATCCAGTTGTTACGTAAGGCTTCAGAGAGGAAATAATAGTTTCCTATTCTAATCATTCAAACGTATATATATTTTTGAAATGATTAATATGTATATCAGTATATGTACAACATGAAATTTGTGTTTAGATTTGGATGTTGCACTGTATTTATCGGAGGGATCTTCTCGACAATGGCATTATGAATACGGTTGAGCATACGTGTGCCACTTGTACGACGACTTTCATCACAAAATACTCCTTTCTTAAAGTATAAAAGAATACTAGAGGATGATCATCGGGGGTTCTTAGGATGAGATATTCTTATCGGAATATAAGAATTTCACCCTTAGAACTCTCCAATAATCATGCTTTTAGTTGCTAAAAACGTTTCAAGACGGATGGAATATGATTTTACTTATCTGTATATAATTTATGTAACCAATATTATATAACCGATGTACTACGTTTATAGTTTTTTTTTTAAGAAAGTACTACGTTTATAGTTAGTATTAGATTATATGTGAAATGTAGTTTAGACTTTAGAGGCATTAATAATAGTATAGTTATGTATGAAAGTTTGCAACAAGTCTATATAACGATTATAAAGAAAAAAGTATATGGCTGAATTCCTTTTTAGTAATCTGTTCGTAAGTTCACTCGTGAAAATAATAAATTGTTAGGAAAGATACCTAATTAAACAGCAATTTTATTGTTGGCAAAAAAAAAAACAGCAATTTTATTTTAAAAAGAAGGGCGTATGGTAAAGACTAAAGGTTCACTATTAATTCGCCCAAATTTCCGGAACTAGTGCTCACAAAGTATTATTTAAAATACAATTAATGGAATTATTAACTAACATTTTTCGTCTTTGTGACAAAGATAAACCCTTTTTAGTTTAAAAAGAAGAAAAGAAATCCCCTTGTATGTTGAAAAAGAAGACAATAAACCATTATATAAAGTTTATACTTTTATCGTCTCATTCTCTCAACAGGTAAAGGGTACAAAACCGGGTCGGGTAAGACCCATCAAAGATAGAAACGGGTCGGGTTAGGACCCAGCTTAACAATACCAGCAGACGAAGAAGAACAGGGAGGCCACTCTTAGTTGGGATATTTAATTGCTTTGTCTCCTTTCTTCCTCACTTTATTTCATTTTTATCATCTTTGCTCGCCCACGAGCGAATCTTCTTGTCTCCGATCTATTTCTCTCCTTTTCTGACTCCTCTTTTGAGTGTTTTTTTTTGTGAAAGACCTCTTTTGAATGTTAATACACAAATATTATCTTTTAACCTAAGTTTCTAAATAAAATAACGTAATTACTTAGAGA includes:
- the LOC106301124 gene encoding protein WALLS ARE THIN 1; its protein translation is MADNTDNRRAIWGVPEKLQLHIAMLTLQFGYAGFHVVSRAALNMGISKLVFPVYRNIIALLLLLPFAYFLEKKERPAITLNFLIQFFFLALIGITANQGFYLLGLDYTSPTFASSMQNSVPAITFLMAALLRIEKVRINRRDGISKVLGTALCVAGASVITLYKGPTIYTPTSNLHAHLLTTNSAASAVLAPLGDAAPKNWTLGCIYLIGHCLSWSGWLVFQAPVLKSYPARLSVTSYTLLFGIIQFVIIAAFCERDSQAWVFHSGWELFTILYAGIVASGIAFAVQIWCIDRGGPVFVAVYQPVQTLVVAIMASIALGEEFYLGGIIGAVLIIAGLYFVLYGKSEERKFAALEKAAIQSSAEHGIERAPVSRGSITTPLLHQSTNNV